ACCAGGCCACACCTGACTTCTGCAACTTCACTCCACGCAAAGACGACGGAACAAACCCCTGCAATGCGCGCTCAAAATTTGAGGCTCGCAGATGgaagtcgtcgttgtcgattGTCGACGATATGTAGTCGTGGAACGTCCTGTCAGCAAGCACCTTGAGATCTGACGGAAGGTATCCCTCTGTTTCAACGGTGATGTCGTTTAAAAtctcctctttttcgagatccATGTTGTATTCGTCAATAAAGCTCCGTAGCAATTCTTTTCGCAGCTCTTTATCTGGAGCTTTCAGACTAAACTCCTGCTGGATGAGATGGGTCTGGAAAACCGTTGCATTCAGCGCTTCCTTCGACTTTGACGAGCACAGAAGCGAGATTTCCCGTTCTCGTGTAAGGACTTTTAATGAGTTGACCAAAAATTCGCTCACCTGCCTGCTGAGCCCGGAGTCTCCGTGCTCCATTTCCTGAGGAATAAGAGAGTCTAAGTTTTCCAGCACGAGCAGAGACGGCGAGTGCCAGTTGGCTTCCTTGACTGCGTCCTCCAGTAGGGTTTTAATTGCGTGGAAATTGTCGTTTGAGATTGTCTCGCAGTTGATATTCTTCGAATAGTATCCGTGCAGCGTCACTAGGCGATGTACAACCTCGTTGATCAAGGTTGTTTTGCCCGAACCCGAGGCGCCAGAAAGAACACAGTTATGGCCATGTCTGACGGACCTGACTAATCGGGCAATAAGATCCTTGTGTCCTACGATCGACAGCTCTTTTGGCTCGTATCGTCTCTCCACAAACGACTCAGGTTTCAGCCGTTCGTCCCCTAGCTCGAAATTTGGCAATTTGTCGCCTAGCAAGGCCCACTGGTAGCCGTCTCtcagctccaaaaaccCTCCCTGGGGCAGCAGGTCAGGAATCACCGGCACCTTCATGCCGTTAGTGATCGGACATTTTGTGAAATTTAACCGTTTGAAGTGTTCCTGGAATTTTGCACTCAGTTCCTTTTTTGCCTCTGCCTGCTTCAGTTGCCGGTCCTGGTCCTGCTTAAAAGCCAGCTCATTCACGGTTGATGTTTGTGTGATAATTTTGTGCAAAACAACTGTGTGGATGTCGGTACCATATTTTTGCGGAGCAGCCTCAATACAAACCATGTCTCCGCAACGGTACTCAATACCGAGCGCAATCGCTAGCAGAGGTGAGACGCCAGCGCTGCGTCGCGGAGCAAGCGGGTCGTGCACTAGTATGGCTACCACTTTCCGCTGCTCTGTGTCGGTCTGTGCAACCGAGCCGTTGACGCTTTTATGGTCAACCACAGAAGCGGAGTTGTTCCTTGAGCTACCTGAAGATCCAGTTTCGTGGTTCTTCGTCTGCTCGGCCACAGAGCTTGCTTTTGCAGGCGTTCCCGGTCCCGTGACCACAGAAACCTGCACGTATTTTATGGATTTGAACTGGTGGTTGATAAAGTTCTGGTCCAGATTGACGTATATTTCGTAATTTGCGGATGAATGGTTAACATGCTGAAAAGTATAGTGCGGCAGAGAAATCGAGCGCAGAAGACAAGAGGGCACAGGGTCAAATTGCGAGGAGCGGCGACCAGACACAGACCGTCTGCGTCGTGAGGACCCGTCGCTCTGCTGTTTCTCGCGTCTATGCACCTTCGGTATGATGTGCAGCTCGGAGTCGTTGACCAGGATTCCGcgctcgatctcctcgGTTTCcgatttgatttttttcaccacaAACTTGATCACGTTGTTAGGGCTGGAGCTGGGGTAAACGGCGAGTTTCTGGCCCAAAACGGCGCATCTCACCTGGTTCAAAAATCGATCCTCGACCGTCTGGGCGTACATTTCGGTCAGCTCCCAGTCCGAGCTTGTTTCAGGCTCTAGTTCGACGGACTGGATCTTGGGGAGCGAGAGAGATAAACGAATGACGATTCTCCTCGACTCCCGAAGTCCAATGGAGCTTGCGTAGACAGAGTCGATCTCCATGGTTTTCGGATCGCTTGAAAAATAGCCGTTCCAACCAACGAGCCATTTTGTGTCCTTCTTCGCTCCACTGGGACGGAAGTTGAGC
This portion of the Ogataea parapolymorpha DL-1 chromosome IV, whole genome shotgun sequence genome encodes:
- a CDS encoding Peroxisomal membrane protein PEX1, which gives rise to MDSQEVTVVFRPLNNCLVNLPAPLINPFLANNILIQNIAVELNFRPSGAKKDTKWLVGWNGYFSSDPKTMEIDSVYASSIGLRESRRIVIRLSLSLPKIQSVELEPETSSDWELTEMYAQTVEDRFLNQVRCAVLGQKLAVYPSSSPNNVIKFVVKKIKSETEEIERGILVNDSELHIIPKVHRREKQQSDGSSRRRRSVSGRRSSQFDPVPSCLLRSISLPHYTFQHVNHSSANYEIYVNLDQNFINHQFKSIKYVQVSVVTGPGTPAKASSVAEQTKNHETGSSGSSRNNSASVVDHKSVNGSVAQTDTEQRKVVAILVHDPLAPRRSAGVSPLLAIALGIEYRCGDMVCIEAAPQKYGTDIHTVVLHKIITQTSTVNELAFKQDQDRQLKQAEAKKELSAKFQEHFKRLNFTKCPITNGMKVPVIPDLLPQGGFLELRDGYQWALLGDKLPNFELGDERLKPESFVERRYEPKELSIVGHKDLIARLVRSVRHGHNCVLSGASGSGKTTLINEVVHRLVTLHGYYSKNINCETISNDNFHAIKTLLEDAVKEANWHSPSLLVLENLDSLIPQEMEHGDSGLSRQVSEFLVNSLKVLTREREISLLCSSKSKEALNATVFQTHLIQQEFSLKAPDKELRKELLRSFIDEYNMDLEKEEILNDITVETEGYLPSDLKVLADRTFHDYISSTIDNDDFHLRASNFERALQGFVPSSLRGVKLQKSGVAWSDIGGLKDAKRVLLETLEWPTKYAPIFANCPLRLRSGILLYGYPGCGKTLLASAVVSQCGLNFISIKGPEILNKYIGASEQSIRELFDRAQSAKPCVLFFDEFDSIAPKRGHDSTGVTDRVVNQLLTQMDGAEGLDGVYVLAATSRPDLIDSALLRPGRLDKAILCDLPDYQNRLDILQTVASKFQVSDECQLEHFARKLEGYSGADLQAFVYNAYLKAVHDNLDQLTDANEGTTERKIEFFSMLKNLQPSGNIASKIDTICKNLHVTDLSSWNDAEQDSGGKPNQIVIYNSHFEIALEETKKSISNKELRNFARIYSQFVDGKREGHLPDGQASTDIGGRTTLM